CGAGGAACAGCGGCAGGCCTACGAGCAAAGTATAAAGGAGCTTGCCGGCCAGGAAACCATACTTCAAAAAGACATTATTGGGTTGCAGGAAAAGGTGCAGTGGCTGCAACTGCTGGCCCAGCTACAGGCAAAGCAGCAGGAGCATCAAACTGGGCTGCACCTGCAGGAGCAAAAGCTGGAGCAACTGCAACCTGATTTCCAGAAGCTGCACCAGCACGAGCAGGCGCATCAGTTCGTGGGCGAGCTGGCAGAAATCCGCAGTGCCAACAGCAAGGTAGTAGAAGTACAGGAGCAGCTGCAAACGCTCCTCAAGCGGCTCCCATCGCTGGAGGCGGAGCTGGAAGCTGCCGGTAAAGTGGCTATAGAAGCCACCAAAGCGCACCGCCAGCAGGAAGAGGCGCTGCAGAAGCTGGAGCCGCAGCTCGCGCAGGTAGTTAAATTAGACCATCAGCTGGCCAGCGTATCAGAGGCTTACCACAAAAATAAAAAGCATTATGTTTCGCTTGATGCCCAGCTTAAGCAGGAGAAAGCGCAGCTGCAAACACGCCAAGAGGAACTGGAAAAGCTCACTAAGGAGGCGACAAGTATAAAAAGCTGGCTGGAGCAGAACGCAAAGCTGCAAGACCTGAAGGAGCACCTCCCCGAGTTCAAAGCCACTCTCCGCGACCTGCAGGAAGTAGCGCAGCGCATCAAACGAAACCAGCAGGAGCAGCAGGAACTGCAACACCAGAGCCAGCAGGATGCTGAACTGGCAACGAAGCTGCAGCAGGAACAGGCACAGCAGGAAACCCAGCAAAAGCAGCTCCAGCAGCAAAAAGAAGCTACGCTTGAAAAGCTGCAGGCCATACTTGCCACAAAGAGCATGGACGAGCTGGAGCAGGCGGCGCAGGCACAACCGGCTGTGGTGGCAAAGTATGAGCGCCTGCTGGAACTGGCACGGCAGCACGCCACGCATCAGCAGAAACTACAAAGTATAAACCAGCAACTCGCGCAGCAGCAACAGCAGATAGCGGAGGCTACCACTCAGCTTGCGGATGCCCAGAACAAGTATAGCCAGGCACAGGAGCACCTGCGGGCGCTTGAGAAACTTGTGCAGCTGCAACAGCAGATTCAGCAGTATGAGGAGGCGCGCCATACCCTGCACGAAGACGAACCCTGCCCGCTTTGCGGTTCCAGGCAACACCCGTTTGCCGAGAATGGCTATATGTTTGACCTGCCAGAGGAAGTAAAAAAGCGCGATGCGCAACAGGTACTGGTAAAGGAACTGGAAGAAAGTATAACCAAATTGCAGCTGCAGCTTGGGGCGTTGGACCAGTCCGGAAAATTAGCGTTAGCAGGCAAAACAGAAGTTGAAACCGAAGCAGCGCGCATGCGCCTGGCTTACGGACAGGTGCTGGAGGGGCTGCCAACTAGTATTTCGATAAACGAAACAGAAAAACTGAATCAGCTGCTGCTGGCACAGCAACAGTCGGCAAATGACCTGCAGCAGCAGCTGGCACGGTCGCGCGCGTTTAGCCGCGAGCTGGAAAGTATAAACCAGGCGTTGCAGAAACTACGGGAGGCACAGGTGCAGGCCCAGGCAAAGTACAACCAGCTGCAACAGTCGCAGAAAATGCTGCAGACGCAGCTGTACAAGCTACAGGCCTTACTCGTAGACGCGCAGGAACAGCAGCAGGACTTAACCGAAACAGCCGTTTCCTTTGCCGCCAGCTTTGGCCAAACCTTCGATGCAGCAACCCAGCAGCAACTGCAGCAAACACTGGAGCAGCAGGCCCTAACCTACGGCGAAAAGGAAAAGGAATTGGTAGCAATGCGTGAAAACTATCTGGCGCTGAAGGAGCAGGTAAAGAGCCTCATTGCGCGGGTACAGGAAAAGGAAACTGACCTGCAGGAGCGGCAACTGGCGCTGAAACAGGAGCACGAGCAGCTGACAGGCCTGAAAGCAGGCCGGCAGGCCCTGTTTGGTGATAAAGATCCCGAGAAGGAGCGCCTGCAGGCCCAGCACGAGCTTAAAGCGCGCGCTGCACAGGCCGAGGAGGCCCGCCGTACGCAGCAGCAGAAGCAGCAGGAACTGCAGGAAATCCGCCGCAACCAATCCGATTGCCAAAACAGGCAGCAGCAAAGCCAGTCGGTGCTGGATGCCTTGCGGGAAGGACTGCTGCGCGTGTTGCAGCAAAAGGGAATCGACACCATCGAAACCCTAAGCCAAATGCTGCTGAACCGCGACGAGGCTGACCGCCTGGCAAACCTGAAGGCTCAAACAGAGAAGCACCTGACCGAACTGCGCAAAACACTCAGCAACGTGCAGCAGGAGCTGAAGCAAACCCAGGCCAAGGCCCTCACCAGCGAACCACTGGAAGCACTGCAGCAGCAGCAACAGGAGAAAACGCACCGGCAG
Above is a window of Pontibacter akesuensis DNA encoding:
- a CDS encoding AAA family ATPase, with the protein product MKILSVRFQNLNSLKGEHEIRFDQSPLAEAGLFAITGPTGAGKTTVLDAITVGLYGLVHRHSNDKPLELMTRHTAESYAEVEFEANGKRFRSKWHLRRSRGKADGNIQPVHMELYSFEEDSLFDLKPSQVPDKVAELCGLDYNQFLRSVMLSQGDFARFLKANPNERSSLLEKITDTGIYSEISKYAYEKTKLERQKREELERRLQNTQLLPEEQRQAYEQSIKELAGQETILQKDIIGLQEKVQWLQLLAQLQAKQQEHQTGLHLQEQKLEQLQPDFQKLHQHEQAHQFVGELAEIRSANSKVVEVQEQLQTLLKRLPSLEAELEAAGKVAIEATKAHRQQEEALQKLEPQLAQVVKLDHQLASVSEAYHKNKKHYVSLDAQLKQEKAQLQTRQEELEKLTKEATSIKSWLEQNAKLQDLKEHLPEFKATLRDLQEVAQRIKRNQQEQQELQHQSQQDAELATKLQQEQAQQETQQKQLQQQKEATLEKLQAILATKSMDELEQAAQAQPAVVAKYERLLELARQHATHQQKLQSINQQLAQQQQQIAEATTQLADAQNKYSQAQEHLRALEKLVQLQQQIQQYEEARHTLHEDEPCPLCGSRQHPFAENGYMFDLPEEVKKRDAQQVLVKELEESITKLQLQLGALDQSGKLALAGKTEVETEAARMRLAYGQVLEGLPTSISINETEKLNQLLLAQQQSANDLQQQLARSRAFSRELESINQALQKLREAQVQAQAKYNQLQQSQKMLQTQLYKLQALLVDAQEQQQDLTETAVSFAASFGQTFDAATQQQLQQTLEQQALTYGEKEKELVAMRENYLALKEQVKSLIARVQEKETDLQERQLALKQEHEQLTGLKAGRQALFGDKDPEKERLQAQHELKARAAQAEEARRTQQQKQQELQEIRRNQSDCQNRQQQSQSVLDALREGLLRVLQQKGIDTIETLSQMLLNRDEADRLANLKAQTEKHLTELRKTLSNVQQELKQTQAKALTSEPLEALQQQQQEKTHRQRELIAQRARHEQLLDQDAAQREKNKELAGQLATQQQVYYRWSQLSDLIGSADGNKFSRFAQGLTLARLVELANRHLQKLNDRYRILKSSEEDLELLIVDVYQAEAVRPMNTLSGGESFLVSLSLALGLSDLAGRRTQINSLFIDEGFGTLDAETLDAAITTLENLQASGKMIGIISHVEALKERIGTQIRIQRQAGGVSTVQVTGS